One Xenopus tropicalis strain Nigerian chromosome 8, UCB_Xtro_10.0, whole genome shotgun sequence genomic window carries:
- the LOC105948131 gene encoding olfactory receptor 5AR1-like gives MTVVGTSVQLQTPMYFFLCNLSVIDIGLSSTIVPTLLINTVARDKSISLLGCGVQMYFHLGLGCTECITLSVIAYDRYAAICQPLHYYQIMSKTVCICLASGSWAVSLINSAIHVVLTFQLPFCRSNHINHFFCEMPPFLYISCGDPWLNELVMYIAASIIGAGSFLLTLISYFSIVLTILKMCSTEGRIKAFSTCASHLTVFFLYYGTILFMYLHPHSDNYPETSKTVSIIYTVVTPMLNPIIYSIRNGDVKRSIKNKLGLLI, from the coding sequence ATGACTGTGGTGGGGACCAGTGTTCAGCTGCAGACGCCCATGTACTTTTTCCTGTGCAACCTCTCCGTCATTGACATCGGCCTCTCCTCCACCATTGTGCCGACACTCTTAATCAATACTGTCGCTCGTGACAAAAGTATTTCTCTCTTAGGATGTGGCGTACAGATGTACTTCCATTTAGGTCTCGGATGCACTGAGTGTATAACTCTGTCAGTCATAGCCTATGATAGGTACGCAGCCATCTGTCAACCTTTACACTACTACCAAATTATGAGTAAAACAGTGTGCATCTGCTTAGCTTCTGGATCATGGGCCGTCTCACTGATCAACTCTGCCATTCATGTGGTCTTGACTTTCCAGCTGCCTTTCTGCAGGTCCAACCATATCAACCATTTCTTCTGCGAGATGCCTCCTTTTCTATATATCTCTTGCGGAGACCCTTGGCTTAATGAGTTGGTCATGTACATCGCTGCTAGTATAATTGGTGCAGGCTCCTTCTTGTTGACTcttatttcatatttttctatAGTTTTGACAATTCTTAAGATGTGTTCTACTGAAGGAAGAATAAAAGCATTTTCCACTTGTGCATCCCATCTCACAGTGTTCTTCCTGTACTACGGGACTATCCTGTTTATGTATTTGCACCCTCACTCGGACAATTATCCAGAAACATCCAAGACGGTGTCTATTATTTACACAGTTGTGACTCCAATGCTAAATCCTATCATCTATAGCATAAGGAATGGGGACGTTAAAAGAAGCATTAAAAACAAACTGGGCCTGTTGATTTAA